A single Arachidicoccus sp. BS20 DNA region contains:
- a CDS encoding UDP-N-acetylmuramoyl-L-alanyl-D-glutamate--2,6-diaminopimelate ligase gives MKTLQDILHKVHLTKVNGLLNKKISSVQIDSRKVVTGTLFVALKGVQSDGHDYIGKAISLGSQAIVCEILPKELATNITYVQVSDSHEAAAIIAHNFYNEPSEKLKLVGVTGTNGKTTVATLLYNLFTGLGYKCGLISTVQNKIGNKIIPATHTTPDAISLNELLAKMADKNCTHVFMECSSHAIHQHRISGLNFTGALFTNITHDHLDYHKTFDEYIRVKKSFFDKLSSSAFAISNADDKNGKVMLQNTKAKKYLYSLKTAADFKGKILENALTGLVMLVNNTEVNFRLIGTFNAYNLLAVYGAAICLHENEDEVLRVLSMTNGAEGRFDYKISPSKIIAIVDYAHTPDALENVLSTIKKLRKGNEQVITVVGCGGDRDKTKRPEMAEIGAKLSDRLIITSDNPRSEDPNEIIREMEAGLDSAGRKKSISIADRKEAIKTAVSFANAGDIILVAGKGHEKYQEIKGVKYHFDDKEVLDEMFELLEK, from the coding sequence TTGAAAACTTTACAGGACATATTGCATAAAGTTCATCTTACAAAAGTGAACGGTCTGCTGAACAAAAAAATTTCTTCTGTTCAGATAGATTCGCGCAAAGTTGTGACAGGCACGCTGTTCGTGGCTTTGAAAGGTGTTCAAAGCGATGGACATGATTATATTGGCAAAGCAATTTCGCTCGGTTCGCAAGCCATTGTTTGTGAAATATTGCCGAAGGAACTTGCCACAAATATTACTTATGTTCAGGTAAGCGATTCCCACGAAGCGGCGGCAATTATCGCGCATAATTTTTATAATGAACCATCCGAAAAATTAAAATTAGTCGGCGTTACCGGAACAAACGGGAAAACGACAGTCGCTACTTTATTATACAATTTATTTACAGGTCTTGGTTACAAATGCGGATTAATCAGCACCGTTCAAAATAAAATCGGCAACAAAATTATTCCCGCCACACACACAACACCTGATGCAATTTCGTTGAACGAATTACTGGCAAAAATGGCAGATAAAAATTGCACACACGTGTTTATGGAATGCAGCAGCCATGCCATTCATCAGCATAGAATTTCAGGATTGAATTTTACGGGCGCATTGTTTACTAACATCACGCACGACCATTTGGATTATCACAAAACATTTGACGAATACATCCGTGTAAAGAAAAGTTTCTTTGATAAACTAAGTTCTTCGGCATTCGCTATTTCCAACGCCGACGATAAGAACGGCAAAGTGATGCTGCAAAACACCAAAGCAAAAAAATATTTATACAGCCTGAAAACCGCAGCAGATTTCAAAGGAAAAATTCTGGAAAATGCTTTGACAGGTTTGGTCATGCTCGTCAATAATACGGAAGTTAATTTCCGGCTGATTGGAACATTCAACGCCTACAATTTGCTCGCGGTCTATGGTGCAGCCATTTGCCTGCATGAAAATGAAGATGAAGTTTTGCGTGTATTAAGCATGACGAACGGCGCTGAAGGACGATTCGACTATAAAATTAGTCCGTCAAAAATTATTGCCATTGTCGATTATGCGCACACGCCAGATGCATTAGAAAATGTTTTATCAACCATCAAAAAATTACGCAAAGGCAACGAGCAGGTAATTACGGTTGTGGGTTGCGGCGGCGACAGAGATAAAACCAAAAGACCCGAAATGGCTGAGATTGGCGCAAAACTAAGCGACCGTTTAATCATTACAAGCGATAACCCGCGCAGCGAAGACCCGAATGAAATTATCCGCGAAATGGAAGCTGGATTGGATAGCGCAGGAAGAAAAAAATCTATCAGCATTGCGGATAGAAAAGAAGCAATAAAAACGGCGGTAAGTTTTGCAAATGCAGGCGACATCATACTTGTAGCCGGCAAAGGACACGAAAAGTATCAGGAAATAAAAGGCGTAAAATATCACTTCGACGATAAAGAAGTTTTGGATGAAATGTTTGAATTGTTAGAGAAATAA
- the rsmH gene encoding 16S rRNA (cytosine(1402)-N(4))-methyltransferase RsmH: MSNQTYHIPVLYHETLEALQIKPGGVYVDCTFGGGGHSRGILAKLNENGKLIAFDQDADAQKNLPADKRVIFIPQNFAHLQRFLRLYKYPKVDGVLADLGVSSHQFDEGERGFSIRFDGPLDMRMDRRQETTAATVLANSSEKELTEIFSLYGEVSNSKTLAKHIVEHRSTSALTTIQSFKNMIAPAVKGNPNKYLAQVFQALRIQVNDELGVLKSLLEQLPEVLNNGGRAAIITFHSLEDRLVKNFFKQGSFEAEEEHPFFNSTKKSPFKIITKKPVLASEKELKENTRSRSAKLRVAELI; the protein is encoded by the coding sequence ATGAGTAATCAAACTTACCACATTCCCGTGCTTTATCACGAAACGCTGGAAGCCTTGCAAATAAAACCCGGTGGCGTATATGTCGATTGTACATTCGGCGGCGGCGGACACAGCAGGGGAATTTTAGCAAAGCTGAATGAAAACGGGAAACTGATTGCGTTTGACCAGGATGCAGATGCACAAAAAAATTTGCCTGCCGATAAACGCGTGATTTTTATTCCGCAAAATTTTGCGCATTTGCAAAGGTTTTTGCGGTTGTATAAATATCCGAAAGTGGACGGCGTGCTGGCAGATTTGGGTGTGAGCAGTCATCAGTTTGACGAAGGCGAAAGAGGATTTTCCATTCGCTTTGACGGACCGCTGGATATGCGCATGGACAGAAGACAAGAGACGACAGCAGCAACGGTCTTAGCCAATTCGTCGGAAAAAGAACTGACGGAAATTTTCAGCTTGTATGGCGAAGTTTCTAATTCAAAAACATTGGCGAAGCATATTGTGGAGCATCGCAGTACATCGGCTTTAACCACTATTCAATCGTTCAAAAACATGATTGCACCTGCGGTTAAAGGCAATCCGAATAAATATCTGGCGCAGGTTTTTCAGGCATTGCGCATTCAGGTAAATGATGAACTCGGCGTATTAAAATCTTTGCTCGAGCAATTGCCCGAAGTCTTGAACAACGGCGGTCGCGCAGCAATTATCACATTCCATTCTTTGGAAGACAGATTGGTCAAAAATTTTTTTAAACAAGGAAGTTTCGAGGCAGAAGAAGAACATCCGTTTTTCAATTCAACGAAGAAAAGTCCTTTTAAAATAATTACGAAGAAGCCGGTTCTGGCATCGGAAAAAGAACTAAAAGAAAACACACGCAGCAGAAGCGCAAAGCTGAGAGTTGCAGAATTGATATAA
- a CDS encoding penicillin-binding protein gives MDVKRDILWRVYLCFIGIILLCAVIIGKAFYIQQVQGAYWEGMSDSLHQKIQEIAADRGTIYSDDKQMLSTSIPQFDIYIDFDADGLREKNGKRFKKNIDSLSIGLANLFKDKTADAYKQELLSGYKREVRYYPLKKNVGYRQYQALLKLPLVREGRNKSGFIPEVKNIRLNPYQMLAFRTIGLNRENSQNVGIEATYDSVLKGTPGKRLVRFIAGGVAVPVDESADIEPQNGKDIISTIDTHIQEITENALMKMMISNQAQHGTAIVIETKTGQIKAIANLGRQKDGSYWEDLNYAIMPTEPGSIFKLATMLSLLEDKKVTLDEPVNLEGGHWTINGRTVNDAEDDENANTVLQAFEASSNVGMAKLVYYAYKDHPEQFINHIKKLGLGNLTGVDIMGERHPFISTPGSKVWSATTLPWMAFGYNNLISPLGIAMLYNAIANNGAMLKPYLVSDIMNGANVVKHIDPVVTRTVADSSVVKLLQQCLYGVCNDPHGTGYTLLKDLPFKLCGKTGTALVANGSHGYADKIYQSAFAGYFPADNPQYTCVVEIVNSPHSRIYYGAAVAGPVFKEIAQRLYTLYVRRNNQAQYASLDSLKPTKMPYSFIGSADELKTFANGFGIQYNGNIPANNEWATLTSDSNATDKLVATNIPEGKSMPNLSGFGLKDALYVCENLGLKVNIKGVGRVVQQSLTSGAPIARGQLINLQLN, from the coding sequence ATGGATGTAAAGCGCGACATACTTTGGAGGGTTTACCTGTGTTTTATAGGTATTATACTCTTGTGCGCTGTTATCATTGGCAAAGCATTTTACATTCAGCAAGTACAAGGTGCGTATTGGGAAGGCATGAGCGACAGTTTGCATCAAAAGATTCAGGAAATAGCCGCCGACAGAGGAACAATTTACAGCGACGATAAACAAATGCTGAGTACGAGCATCCCGCAATTTGACATTTATATTGACTTTGACGCAGATGGATTGAGAGAAAAAAACGGCAAACGTTTTAAAAAAAATATTGATTCTTTAAGCATTGGTTTGGCAAATCTTTTTAAAGATAAAACAGCCGATGCGTACAAACAGGAATTGCTAAGCGGTTACAAAAGAGAAGTGCGTTATTATCCACTAAAAAAGAATGTCGGTTATCGTCAGTATCAGGCTTTATTAAAATTACCATTGGTAAGAGAAGGCAGAAATAAAAGCGGATTTATTCCCGAAGTAAAAAATATTCGTTTGAATCCATATCAAATGTTGGCGTTCAGAACGATTGGTTTGAACAGAGAAAATTCTCAAAATGTAGGCATCGAAGCAACTTATGATTCTGTACTGAAAGGCACACCGGGCAAGCGTTTGGTACGATTTATCGCAGGCGGTGTTGCAGTTCCTGTGGACGAATCGGCAGACATTGAACCGCAAAACGGCAAAGACATCATTTCCACCATTGATACACATATCCAAGAAATCACGGAAAATGCGTTAATGAAAATGATGATAAGCAATCAGGCTCAGCACGGCACGGCAATTGTGATTGAAACGAAGACCGGACAAATAAAAGCCATCGCAAATCTCGGCAGGCAAAAAGACGGTTCGTATTGGGAAGATTTGAACTATGCCATCATGCCGACCGAACCGGGTTCCATTTTCAAATTGGCAACAATGCTTTCCTTACTGGAAGACAAAAAAGTTACGCTGGACGAACCTGTTAATCTGGAAGGCGGGCATTGGACAATCAACGGCAGAACAGTAAACGACGCAGAAGACGATGAAAATGCAAATACTGTATTGCAGGCATTTGAAGCAAGTTCCAATGTTGGTATGGCAAAGCTGGTATATTATGCTTACAAAGACCATCCCGAACAGTTTATTAATCATATAAAAAAATTGGGACTTGGCAATTTAACAGGCGTCGATATTATGGGCGAACGGCATCCGTTTATTTCCACGCCCGGAAGCAAAGTGTGGAGTGCAACTACTTTGCCGTGGATGGCTTTTGGTTATAATAATCTGATTTCGCCGCTTGGCATTGCAATGCTCTACAATGCAATTGCAAATAACGGAGCGATGCTGAAACCTTACCTCGTTTCTGATATTATGAACGGCGCAAATGTAGTAAAACACATCGACCCTGTTGTTACAAGAACCGTTGCCGATTCCAGTGTTGTAAAGCTGTTGCAGCAATGTTTATACGGCGTTTGCAACGACCCACACGGAACAGGTTATACTTTGCTGAAAGACTTGCCGTTCAAGCTTTGCGGAAAAACGGGAACAGCGCTCGTAGCAAACGGTTCTCATGGCTATGCCGATAAAATTTACCAATCGGCATTTGCAGGATATTTTCCTGCGGACAATCCGCAATACACTTGTGTTGTAGAAATTGTGAACAGTCCGCACTCGCGCATTTATTACGGCGCAGCCGTTGCCGGACCTGTGTTTAAAGAAATTGCACAACGCTTATATACATTGTATGTACGCCGTAACAATCAGGCTCAATACGCAAGCCTGGATAGTTTGAAACCAACGAAAATGCCTTACAGCTTTATCGGCTCGGCAGATGAATTGAAAACTTTTGCAAATGGTTTTGGCATACAATATAATGGCAATATTCCTGCAAACAACGAATGGGCAACACTTACAAGCGACAGCAATGCAACAGACAAATTAGTTGCTACAAATATTCCGGAAGGAAAATCAATGCCTAATCTTTCAGGTTTCGGACTAAAAGATGCGTTGTATGTGTGCGAAAATCTGGGATTGAAAGTAAATATAAAAGGCGTCGGTCGTGTAGTGCAGCAATCGCTTACTTCCGGCGCGCCGATAGCACGAGGGCAATTAATCAATTTACAATTAAACTAA
- the mraZ gene encoding division/cell wall cluster transcriptional repressor MraZ, translating into MTRFLGEYEVTLDAKGRFLLPSGFKKQLPENELRFVVNRGFEKCLTLYPIQNWEPLHAKISELNDFDPKVRAFRRQFLGGATEVEADTAGRLLLPPTLRDFAGLTKDVILVAAVDKIEIWDSATYKKFFEDFSPDAFSDLAKEVMVKNEGKNE; encoded by the coding sequence ATGACGCGTTTTCTCGGCGAATATGAAGTTACTCTTGATGCAAAAGGCAGGTTCCTTTTGCCTTCCGGCTTTAAAAAACAATTGCCGGAAAATGAGTTACGCTTCGTTGTCAACCGCGGATTTGAAAAATGTCTTACCCTCTACCCGATTCAAAACTGGGAACCACTTCACGCAAAAATAAGTGAGCTGAACGATTTTGACCCGAAAGTTCGCGCTTTCCGCAGACAATTTCTCGGCGGCGCTACCGAAGTGGAAGCCGATACAGCAGGCAGATTATTATTGCCGCCAACGCTCCGCGATTTCGCAGGATTGACCAAAGATGTGATTTTGGTAGCCGCAGTAGATAAAATTGAAATTTGGGATTCGGCAACATACAAGAAGTTCTTTGAAGACTTTTCGCCCGATGCGTTCAGCGATTTGGCAAAAGAAGTAATGGTAAAAAACGAGGGTAAAAATGAGTAA
- a CDS encoding Smr/MutS family protein, whose translation MKYQIGDEILVLQTNEEGRVQEIIDDKMVIVEVRGVRFPIHTDQIDFPYFKRFTEKKLFTEKKAEKTYIDQIPVERKPQTREIKAADGVWLSFIPKYSFDEFGDDLVDYFKIYLVNRTNDSLRFYYQQEANGSLQFEFKSEVYAQKDVYLHDLDFSVLNESPHFFFEFSLSKPDKKKADYFETELKLRAKQVFKKIEEIKEKNEPTFSYILLDIYPDKIKEDKKVDLSSLSKAGFKVINNVPVKEKNPPVRSVVDLHIEKITDDYKGLNNYEIVSLQLKEFEKWYDIAVANMQPNLVIIHGVGKGVLRDEIHNMLKTKKEVQSFVNQYDPRFGYGATEIFFQYWGK comes from the coding sequence ATGAAGTATCAAATAGGCGATGAAATATTGGTGTTGCAAACCAATGAAGAAGGACGAGTGCAGGAAATTATCGATGATAAAATGGTCATTGTGGAAGTGCGTGGCGTGCGTTTTCCCATTCATACCGACCAGATTGATTTTCCCTATTTCAAACGATTTACCGAAAAGAAATTATTTACCGAGAAAAAAGCAGAGAAAACATACATAGACCAGATTCCCGTTGAGCGCAAGCCGCAAACTCGCGAAATAAAAGCTGCCGACGGCGTATGGCTTTCATTTATTCCAAAATACTCTTTCGATGAGTTCGGAGACGATTTGGTAGATTATTTTAAAATCTATTTGGTAAACCGAACCAATGATTCTTTAAGATTTTATTATCAGCAGGAAGCGAATGGTTCGCTGCAATTTGAATTTAAAAGCGAAGTATATGCGCAGAAAGATGTGTATCTGCACGATTTGGATTTTTCGGTGCTGAATGAAAGTCCGCATTTTTTCTTTGAATTTTCTTTGTCGAAACCCGATAAAAAGAAAGCCGATTATTTTGAAACGGAATTAAAACTTCGTGCAAAGCAAGTGTTTAAAAAGATTGAGGAAATCAAAGAAAAGAACGAGCCTACTTTCTCTTACATATTATTAGATATATATCCCGATAAAATTAAAGAAGACAAGAAAGTCGATTTGAGCAGTTTGTCTAAAGCGGGATTTAAGGTAATCAATAATGTTCCTGTAAAAGAAAAAAATCCGCCTGTACGAAGCGTAGTAGATTTGCATATAGAAAAAATTACGGATGATTATAAAGGGCTGAACAATTATGAAATTGTATCGCTGCAATTAAAAGAATTTGAGAAATGGTACGACATTGCTGTCGCTAATATGCAGCCGAATCTTGTAATAATACATGGTGTAGGCAAAGGCGTGCTGCGCGATGAAATACACAATATGCTTAAAACAAAGAAGGAAGTACAGTCATTCGTTAATCAGTACGACCCGCGTTTTGGTTACGGCGCTACCGAGATATTCTTTCAGTATTGGGGAAAATAA
- a CDS encoding PepSY-associated TM helix domain-containing protein — MNKKKQAISFKKIIGTIHLWLGLISGLILFVVAIAAATYVFQDELQNAFQSKYFHTQNVYTTKLPVDVLRDSVAQHFPKETITGIRFKGDKDAAYIFYTGKKLISVNPSNAAIIGFRETSKDFFTIVLKIHRELYLGEVGGEIVKWNVLVFFIMCLSGFILWFPRKAKYLKQALKINLKVRNRKRFTWELHNVLGFYALIILLLISLTGIFMKYDTAKNIASFITTGKIMQKEKKSKTLMLSAETPATLSFQQMYDNARSFDNGVPIESIITFPGKKTKDVRIALRYPYNIMRSQNTFLFSAANGNLISKKLYRKYNAYDKIAMSNYNLHTGRIGSLGIFSKIIYFIVALIAASLPVTGFLIWWGRRKKKIK; from the coding sequence ATGAACAAAAAGAAACAGGCAATTTCATTCAAAAAAATAATAGGCACAATTCATTTATGGCTCGGATTAATCTCCGGGCTTATTCTTTTTGTGGTAGCGATTGCCGCTGCGACTTATGTGTTTCAGGATGAGTTGCAAAATGCTTTTCAATCGAAATATTTTCATACACAAAATGTTTATACTACAAAGCTTCCGGTTGATGTACTGCGCGATTCCGTTGCACAACATTTTCCAAAAGAGACAATTACGGGCATACGATTCAAAGGCGATAAAGATGCTGCTTACATTTTTTATACCGGTAAGAAACTGATTTCGGTAAATCCCTCAAATGCAGCAATCATCGGCTTTAGGGAAACGAGTAAAGATTTTTTTACCATCGTTTTGAAAATTCACAGAGAGTTATATCTCGGCGAAGTGGGTGGCGAAATTGTAAAATGGAATGTGCTGGTGTTTTTCATTATGTGCCTGTCGGGATTTATACTTTGGTTTCCGCGTAAAGCAAAATATCTGAAACAGGCTTTGAAGATTAATCTCAAAGTAAGAAACCGGAAACGTTTTACATGGGAATTGCACAATGTGCTTGGTTTTTACGCGCTGATTATTCTTTTGCTTATTTCCCTCACGGGAATTTTTATGAAATATGATACGGCAAAAAATATTGCATCATTTATTACGACAGGGAAAATCATGCAAAAAGAAAAGAAGTCCAAAACCCTAATGCTGTCTGCTGAAACACCTGCTACGCTTAGCTTTCAGCAAATGTATGACAACGCAAGAAGTTTTGACAATGGAGTGCCAATTGAAAGTATCATTACATTTCCGGGCAAAAAAACTAAGGATGTACGCATTGCACTTCGTTACCCCTATAACATTATGCGCAGTCAAAATACCTTTTTGTTCAGTGCTGCAAATGGCAATCTTATAAGCAAAAAACTTTATCGCAAGTACAATGCTTATGATAAAATTGCCATGAGCAATTATAATCTGCATACAGGGCGCATCGGTTCATTGGGTATCTTCAGCAAAATTATTTATTTCATTGTCGCGCTGATTGCCGCTTCACTGCCTGTTACCGGTTTCCTGATTTGGTGGGGCAGGCGGAAGAAAAAAATAAAATGA
- a CDS encoding FtsL-like putative cell division protein — MSHEEKKKRKVSIRKMVNYEWITKNIGFFLFLALLTILYIANGHWADKTIRNISKNNKEIKDLQFEYKTLKSELMFQTRESELVKAVEAKGLKISETPPIHIKQENKDNSTNK; from the coding sequence ATGAGCCACGAAGAAAAAAAGAAGCGGAAAGTTTCCATCAGGAAAATGGTAAACTATGAATGGATTACCAAAAACATCGGCTTCTTCTTATTTCTTGCGTTGCTCACAATTTTATATATCGCCAATGGTCATTGGGCGGATAAGACTATCAGAAATATCAGCAAAAACAATAAAGAAATCAAAGATTTACAGTTTGAATACAAAACGCTGAAAAGCGAATTGATGTTTCAGACACGCGAATCGGAACTGGTAAAAGCCGTTGAAGCCAAGGGCTTGAAGATAAGTGAAACGCCGCCGATTCACATCAAACAAGAAAATAAAGACAACAGCACAAATAAATAA
- a CDS encoding TonB-dependent receptor yields the protein MEKRYFIRLFILTSLFTVFFESSFAYHITTDSGFLVKGKIIATDGHIVEGASVRLKEIARHTLSNASGYFELKNVPAGDYQLLVSAIGYANYSQKLFVHANCDTLIISLKSSDAQLSDVTILSGINKFNKKETDDVARLPLKNIENPQVYSVIPKEIITEQMATDYNSIFKNVPGAGVPVVYNQGRSAMLSRGFTTANLIRNSISGFVYTNVDPANLEVLEAIKGPSGTLFNSSQISFGGLFNRVTKKPFDGERTELSYTGGGNSLSRITFDINHPLDSDKNVLFRMNGALHTEQSFQDFGFTKSVMLAPSFVYKVNDKLTFLLDVEASMFNATSPIRFAPSGSIHNIKDLGMDYKKSFSNNSLDYTTQQLNVYGQINYKLSDKWKLQTNLTRTYSATKGYVTQLSGKSDSTLQQSVQKEDFPYNGVEIQQNIIGDFKIGSFRNRIVAGIDYYNQRSDRNTPTITMPVINFRHPGKAYYNFNADVVDSLAPYATKYDVYRTNQFTYSAYVSDVLNITDRLNVMLSLRGDHFVDKGTYYPANDSTKGAYHQNALSPKLGVVYELVKDKLSLFGNYMNGFDNQTGTDYNGNTFKPEQANQWEIGFKADAFNHRLSSTISYYHISVSNMTRDDIEHPGYDIQDGTQLSRGMEAEVIANPFGGLNIVAGYTYNDSKFTRSDSSVLGLRPATAGPSNLANLWLSYRFLTGSVRGLGFGVGGNYGSSSFQTNTKTFVFTIPSYTTLDATLFYDASKWRIGLKVDNLTNEHYWSFRLAPQMLRRFSANFTFRF from the coding sequence ATGGAAAAGCGATATTTTATCAGATTATTTATTCTTACATCTTTGTTTACTGTATTTTTCGAATCGTCTTTTGCATATCATATAACTACAGACAGCGGTTTTTTAGTTAAAGGGAAAATTATAGCTACAGATGGTCATATTGTAGAGGGGGCAAGTGTTCGTTTGAAAGAAATAGCACGCCACACATTGTCCAATGCCAGCGGTTATTTTGAATTGAAAAATGTTCCGGCAGGCGATTATCAATTGCTCGTTTCTGCTATAGGATATGCAAATTATTCTCAAAAACTATTTGTTCACGCAAATTGTGATACACTCATCATTTCCTTAAAAAGTTCTGATGCGCAACTTTCCGATGTAACTATTCTATCGGGCATCAACAAATTCAACAAAAAAGAAACGGATGATGTGGCGCGTCTTCCATTGAAGAATATCGAAAATCCACAGGTTTATTCCGTTATTCCGAAAGAAATTATAACGGAACAGATGGCAACAGATTACAATAGTATTTTTAAAAATGTTCCGGGTGCCGGCGTTCCTGTTGTTTATAATCAGGGAAGAAGTGCGATGCTTTCACGCGGATTTACAACGGCAAATCTTATCCGTAACAGTATTTCAGGTTTTGTCTATACAAATGTTGACCCGGCAAACCTGGAAGTACTGGAAGCAATCAAAGGACCGTCAGGCACATTGTTTAACAGCAGTCAGATTTCATTTGGTGGATTGTTTAACCGCGTTACCAAAAAGCCTTTTGATGGCGAAAGAACGGAGCTTTCATATACAGGCGGCGGAAATAGTTTAAGCAGAATTACGTTTGACATTAATCATCCGTTGGATTCGGATAAAAATGTTTTGTTCCGCATGAATGGTGCGTTGCATACGGAACAAAGTTTTCAGGATTTTGGTTTTACCAAAAGTGTGATGCTTGCTCCGAGCTTCGTTTACAAAGTAAATGATAAACTTACTTTTCTGCTGGATGTAGAAGCATCCATGTTTAATGCGACTTCGCCTATTCGTTTTGCGCCTTCTGGAAGTATTCATAATATCAAAGATTTGGGAATGGATTATAAGAAATCGTTCTCTAATAACTCTTTGGATTATACCACGCAGCAATTGAATGTGTACGGACAAATTAATTACAAATTATCCGATAAATGGAAATTGCAAACAAATCTCACACGCACTTATTCTGCAACTAAAGGATATGTTACGCAGTTATCTGGCAAGTCGGACAGTACTTTGCAACAGAGTGTGCAGAAAGAAGATTTTCCATATAACGGCGTGGAAATTCAGCAAAACATTATCGGCGATTTCAAAATCGGTTCGTTCAGAAACCGCATCGTAGCGGGCATTGATTATTACAACCAGCGCAGCGACAGAAATACGCCAACTATCACAATGCCTGTCATCAATTTCAGACATCCGGGCAAAGCATACTACAATTTTAATGCTGATGTAGTGGATTCGCTTGCTCCGTATGCTACAAAATATGATGTGTATCGAACCAACCAGTTTACATACAGCGCTTATGTTTCAGACGTGTTGAACATCACAGATAGATTGAACGTAATGCTAAGTTTACGCGGCGACCATTTTGTGGACAAAGGCACTTATTATCCTGCAAATGATTCTACCAAAGGCGCTTATCATCAAAACGCATTGTCGCCGAAGTTGGGCGTTGTGTATGAATTGGTAAAAGATAAATTATCACTTTTCGGAAATTATATGAACGGATTTGACAACCAGACAGGAACCGATTACAATGGCAATACATTTAAACCTGAGCAAGCCAATCAATGGGAAATCGGGTTCAAAGCTGATGCATTTAATCACAGACTAAGCAGCACGATAAGTTATTATCATATTTCTGTAAGCAATATGACACGCGACGATATTGAACATCCCGGCTATGATATCCAGGACGGGACACAATTGAGCCGAGGCATGGAAGCAGAAGTAATTGCCAACCCGTTCGGCGGATTAAATATTGTTGCCGGTTACACATACAATGACAGCAAATTTACCAGGTCTGATTCGTCTGTTTTAGGTTTGCGCCCGGCAACTGCAGGACCATCCAATCTTGCAAATCTTTGGCTAAGTTACCGTTTTCTCACAGGAAGCGTGCGTGGTTTAGGATTTGGTGTCGGCGGTAATTACGGAAGCTCGTCTTTCCAGACAAACACGAAGACCTTTGTATTTACGATTCCTTCGTACACGACATTAGACGCAACGTTGTTTTACGATGCAAGCAAATGGAGAATAGGATTGAAAGTAGATAATCTCACAAATGAACATTATTGGTCGTTCCGTTTGGCGCCGCAAATGTTGAGAAGATTTTCCGCCAACTTTACGTTTAGATTTTAA